GCTGAACCATTACTTCGATCTTGGCCTTGTCCACCTCTATCCCCTTTTCTGAGATCTTGTGCCCTAAACTATTCCCTCCTGGACCATAAAGTGGCACTTTTCCCAATTTAACACTAGGTTGGTTTCTTCACACCTTTTCAGCACCTTGCAGAGGTTTGATAGACAGGATGTGAAAGAAGCTCCATATactgaaaaatcatccataaaAACCTCCACCATTTCTTCTATTAAATCCGAGCAGATAGATGTCATGCATCTTTAGAAAGTCGCGGGAGCGTTGCACAAACCAAAAGGCATCCTCGTATAGGCAAAGGTACCGTAAGGGCAGGTGAAGGTTGTCTCCTCCTGGTCAGCAGGGTGAATTgggatttggaaaaatccactaTACCCGTCAAGAAAACAGTAGTAAGGGTGGTTAGCCAGTCGTTCCAGCATCTGTTCGATGAAAGGGAGGGGGCAATGATCCTTCCTCGAGGCTGCGTTAAGCTTTCTATAGTCGATACACATTCGATGACCAGTTATCGTCCTTGTGGGAATTAGTTCGTCTTTCTCGTTTTTGACGACGGTGATCCCTCCTTTCTTTGGAACGCAGTGCACCGGGGAACCCAAGTGCTATCAGAAATGGGGTAGATAACTCCCACATCGAGCAGCTTCAGAATTTCCTTTTTTACCACTTCTTTCAGGTTCGGATTTAGCCGACGCTGAGGTTCCACACTAGAGTACGATTCATCCTCAAGGTTTATCCGGTGGGTGCAAAGATCAGGGGATatacccttgatatcatctaaagtATAGCCTATTGCTCTCCTATAATTTCTTAATTGAGTGCAAAGCAAATCCAATTCCTTTTCAGGCAGGCTAGAATTAACGATTACTGGATAGGTGGAATTAGGTCCTAAAaaagcgtaccttagcccagatggAAGAGGTTTTAGTTCCACTTTAGGCGCTTTAGACTCGGACCAATCATCAGTAGTTTGGAGTTGCTGCTCGAGGTTATGCTCGATCATCCTACTCGATGGGGCGATCGTGTTAGCATCCGGGTGGGCTGGTGTTGAGCAACTGCACGACATGACGTAGGAGGTGACTACTGACTTGTCTGAGCTTCTGTTGTCGAGCATCACTCCCTCTCTTTCGGCTTCCCTCAGGTCCTCACTTAGCTCTAGTTCGATGACATCTCGATAAGTATCAAGCAGCTCCTTGTAGAGCTCCGTTTCTTGATGCACGTATCCCTCCTTATTTGTCAGCGCTGTTTGTAAACAATCCCTGATTGCAATCTCCTCAACTGCCTCCTCACACAGTCTTTCTAACTCCTCTATCCAGAAGGTTTGACCAGCTATTGTAGGTTTTTTCATAATTTCCGGAATGTCAAACTGCATAGTGAGGTATTCCCCGAGCTTCAGATCGATCTTCCCGTTTCTTACATCAATCATTGTCCCTGCGGTTGCTAAGAATGGTCGTCCTAAGATAAGCGGATCCCTTGGCTCGACATCCATTTCCAAAACTACAAAGTCGGTTGGTACGTCTACTGACCCTACCTTGACCGGCAAGTCTTCCAGAACTCCGCTTGGCAATCTCGTAGTTCGATCTGCCAAAACCAGTTGGATGTCGGTAggcttgaatttctcgaatcCAAGACGTTTGGCTACAGTTAGTGGCATTAGGCTGACAGATGCTCCCAAATCGCAAAGGCATCTTCCAAACTTCAGTGGTCCGATCGAGCAAGGTAAGGTAAACGATCCCGGGTTGCTCAGTTTCTTAGGTGCAACAGTCCTCTGGATTATGGCACTGCATTCATGATTGAGTATGACCATCCCTTGTACTTGCTTGATCCGCTCCATCACTGCATCTTTCAGAAATTTCTGGTAAGGAAGTATCAAGGTGAAAGTGTCCATTAGAGGCATGCGGAGTTCAAGTTCTTGCATCTGTTTCTCGAACAGTCCCTTGTATTTCTCCAGAAGTTCCTTGCGAAATCGTCCAAGGAATGGCAATGGTGGCTTGTAAGGTGGAGGGAtgaatcttctttctttatgtttCTCTCCTCCTGGTTTGCCTGTAGGAGGCGGAGTTACCTGATTGTCAAACCCGATCATCTATTTGAGTAGTGTGGTCGGGTGTAGGGTTGGGTTGTTCTGGAGAGTGGGTTGGTGGTTCAGCAGAGATGGCCGGTTCACGgagatcctccccatctaaatcATTGCTGTCCTCAGTGATGTTGAGTGGTATCGTTCGAGGTTGTAGTTGTCGTCCACTCTGTAAGGCTATCGCGTGTGCAGACTCCGTAGGACTTGTGGAGGTAGAAGCCGAGTTATCTGTGAGCACCTGAATTCGAGATCCCAAGGCATCAAACTTNGTTATGTAGTTCTTTGAAGTTGGCGGATAGACGGCAGGCGAGATCATCGAATCTTGTATTAATGTGTATTGTGTCGGTTTTTTGATTGGATAGGACTGTGTGCATCAGGGATAGCAAATCCAGCGATGATGAACTAGATGGGGTCATCGGGTTGTGTATCGGGTTTCGGTAAGACAGATTTGGattcggcttgtagttgttgtaccctttgttgtaacctccctgattgttgatgtagtgaacatcctctatctgtatagtctccccatcttgttgtagaaactgctcttcctctgatattgaATGAACATGCTTCTActggttgaggagcttgtcgagcttgtcattgagggcttgcatgtccctcttgtactttgcatcttcctctcctgtagatcgcacataGCGATCgtattcctcattgtaattgccatcagattgagccaagttctccactaggttccaaccttcatcaacatccttgttgaggaagttaccattgcttgcggtgtccagcaacatccgtatcttggggaccactcctctgtaaagtgtgctcagcaatgaagcattgctgaaaccgtgatgaggacatctggtagtgtatcccttgaaacgttcccaagcttcactgaacgtttcattgttcttctgtacaaagcTTGAAATGTCATTTTGCAGCCTtacggttctggagttggagaagaatttggccaggaatgccttcttgcacgcttcccaagtggtgatgaaCTCCTTGGGAaatgatttctcccagatgtgtgctttgtctgccaaagagaatgggattcaaaacaaacaagagcgaaagcaaacaagtcagattccgaaccaatataaacaaaaagaacttgatctagcaagtgctgaaatcctaaacatagcaaaatgaaatcaaccaaatggcaacgacgccaaattgataaacatgttttcacctagggtatcaattccttatgcagttgtagtgcaaagggttatcaatccaaatggttgtctattgctagcaggaaggatgtgATCAGAACAGTGCAAGTCAAGCCAGGCAAATAGGGTtatgatctaacaatcctaaaatgactaaaaggaaagaatataaacaagaaaccacacgacctaagcactcgatgcaagcattcgagtacaggatcgggtggggtgatcgagtaagcaaatgggatatgaacaactcgaggtgttactcgatgcaggttatcgtgtacctaatcgggtaagggatcgagtaatgaaagaaaatgtaaacaattaaaatacgaaagcttctaaggatgaggtaatcgaatcctaagtattcttgactggtacggatgccttacatgcctcaagcaaatatttcctagacaatgaatctctaaaccttgttaccacactctcgcactagcaacaatcaaccttgatcactcccctacccaactctcgttggagaaacatgaccaagcaggcattaagatccgattcattattgtcagtaaaccccttactcatctaatctcttaggctaagtgagtaaacctctagcattggttgattcaagcatctcatctacacctctcggtggtaaaacaccttagatctaatctcaacctctcggtctgttgacagcattaagaacaccaacctataaggaaatctatcaaacgTATACAATCAagctaaggcatcctaaccgatcaagaacacaaaatcatctatcccatccctagaaactttactacactactcggacataataacaagaaacataacaacaaataagaatgaaaattgcattataacaaacggtagagtagagtagaaataATACAtgatagaaatctaaaaaaacgataaaaagtatgaaataaaatgtaaaacaaaaagggaaaaatgtttgagtcgcttagttctctcacagaagctctcgctctctggtttgagggtctgcggcgtgctcgtttgcgagctaggagaggaggggtttatatatggaaacccctttgacctagcttcccagacctgcccgatggtctactcgatggggtacacgaggatgaagtcgggttactcctcgggtagatcttcgggttgttcttccggctcttggatcctcctcgatcgtgttggggttcagacttgttcttccagctcgatggctccttcgggtacatgctcgggtttgtcctttttttccccattttaggctcttaagcacttgttttcatccaaaacatgcaaatgcagaaatgcaacaccctaaatggcctaaaagtgaattcctacaataaatgacctaaaaatgctaagttaagggtatgaacaatgcaaaaatggacaaaaaaggatgctaaaaacatgcaaattagagagttatcaatgtgaaagtggaaaatgttatggaaattttttttgttcttttatttttaagatcgtTGATTCTAAAGCTATTTGATTCTAAGattcctaaaaatatatgatatcaaTATACAATTAACATATACTACTCAAAActatagaagtcaaattaatcAGATATATAAGAACTCAGCAAGTCTCTTGATCTGCTCACGAGGTTCTGCTTTCATCTCCTCATACTTCATAAAAAGCACATGATTGGGATCTTCTAAGCTTCCTCTCCAGTAGCTTAAGACTTGATCCCAAAAAGGTCCAAAAAGGCTGACTCCCCTACAAAAAGACTCAAACGTATCCTCGAAACTACTTATTACTTCATCGTTCATTTGTTTCTTACAAAAGAAGTGCCAATATGAAACCAAAGTGTCTTTCACGTTCCTGCACATATACACAATTTTACAAGTAGCATCTTTGAGACCTTCTTGCAGGGTATGTGATGGCATGTGTGTCGCAAACAGCCTCGGAGATGACGAGAACTTGGTTAGGTCCGGTTCTTCGCTATAGTAATAGAGATTCATCTCAAGATAGGGTACAAGAACATGCGGGTTATTAtaaagaagaggatgatgatgatcatgaagAGAAGAGTATTTTGATCTATGAAGGAGTGCGAATGTAAGTGCTTTGAGCCAAGTTGTACCACATTTAGGGAACGAAGCAACGATGACATCGCTGTCTTGAGGCTTGAAGTTTTTTTGGAAACTGAGGACAGCTTGTAGAGCATGGTGAGTATACCAACATCCTTGGTACTTACAAACATCTTTTCCACTGGAGTCTTTGTCTGAAGGAAGTGAAGAGATGAGAGTCTTTGTTTCTTCGTTTAACTCTTCGTTTCTCAAGTTCACCGAAATCTTTTGCTCATCCATTACAAACGTGTTTTGATTCTAAAGCGAATATAATAATGAAGCTAGCTAgtaatatttggttttttgttaatCGATCATGGTGGTTGGTAGGATTTGTTGTGGTAGTGAGGATTTTTTTGGCTTGGTTGGTTGTAGTTTTGGAGTCTTTCCACAATCATATTTTGATCTAAATCCACATCAACCATACATATTTTTCAAGTCTACCGCCTATTtctgtttcttcctttttcggCTGTAGAAACATGAAAACGTACTACCATAACTTTTGGGTTGTGGaaactaatatttatttatttataaaaatcttatttaaaaacaatttcacAAGTACCCTAACTTAAAAACTTTATGTTAAACATTAGGAGCCATCAAGCTAAAAATAAGATTGCGTTTAATTGGTTTTAGTTTAAGCCCAACATTGTAGGAACTAAGCTTCTATGCCAATAAATATACATCAACCCTTCAAAAACTATTCAAGATACGACAAATTAGGTTCTGTAGAGCAACATGAACATTAGTTCGTCGACAGTGGAATTTACACTAGTATACTGTGTATACCTTTTAGGTGTAAATGAGTAATAATAATTTGCACCGCCGATTAAAACTCTTCTCATCACGTGTTTAGTGTTTAGAATGTAAActttacatacatatacatacatagtTTTCTTCCCTTTGATCTATTTAACGAAACAGCACCGTTTTGGCTTTGTTGTGTCGCGCAACtctcaacaaagaagaaacctttTATAAGTCGATCTTAGGGTTTTCTGCAATATTTCAGGAGACGAGATCATGGCAGAAACAGAGAGAGCGATACTAGGGTTCCTACAAAACAATGCGCAGATCCCTGATTCTGGTCAATTCTCTTCCGACCACAACCTTGACCATGATCAAGTCAAGAACGTCATCAAAAGGCTCCAAGCTTTTCGTTACATTGATGCTCAGGTACGTACTCTCTTTCGGCGTAATCGTAATCTTAGAGCTCTTGTATCCGTTTTTGTTCCGACAAAGGAGAGAACGTACAGGGTTCTCTATCATAATTAAAGAAGGTTAACTAAGTAGATTTTAATCTGAGTTATTTTATATCTACAGGAAATTACGAGGGTGACATGGGTTTTGACTGAAGTAGGAGAGAAGTATGCTGCACAAGGATCACCGGAGGTACAACTTTTCTTAGCTGTACCAGAAGAAGGTAGCATATCAATGGTTGAGCTCAAGGTATTCACAGTGGGATTTGTAACCTTAGTCATCATCATgctattaagaaaagaaaaaaaaaaaggtcctTAAAAATTCTTGCTAATTTTACAGAAAAAGCTAGGGAAATCGGTGGATTTTGCTTGGAAATATGCTAAAGAATACAAGTGGTTGGAAATGGAAAACAAGCAAGTCTCGAGGAAGGTAATTGTTAAAGACTGTTCTGAAGTTGTTAAGTTTAATGTTTCGtttattctctttttatctctttgtttagATGTTTGGTTTGGTGTATCTTTGAATCAATTTAAGTCACACGTGTTCACTTTCGGTTTATTGTAGTCTAGTTACATCAATATCTCTCATCTCATGAGCCATATTTTATTGTAGGTTCAACATGTAGAAGATAAAGTGAAAAGAATGCTTCTCGAGATACAACAAGGGAAGGTTTGTATCATGTACATTAATTAAGTAGAGAGAATTCTATATATGTTGCTTTTGGCTTTATCATTGAGTGTCTCTTTCAGGTTATTGACAAAGACGGTATCAATTTTCTCAAAGGCAGAAATAAACTCATCAAAGAAGCGTAATTTGATTCTCTACTTtatcttttgtgttttgtttagactattttttattatcaagttgtttatattctttctaaTTTTCCAGGAAGT
The sequence above is drawn from the Camelina sativa cultivar DH55 chromosome 4, Cs, whole genome shotgun sequence genome and encodes:
- the LOC104783783 gene encoding cytosolic sulfotransferase 5-like; translated protein: MDEQKISVNLRNEELNEETKTLISSLPSDKDSSGKDVCKYQGCWYTHHALQAVLSFQKNFKPQDSDVIVASFPKCGTTWLKALTFALLHRSKYSSLHDHHHPLLYNNPHVLVPYLEMNLYYYSEEPDLTKFSSSPRLFATHMPSHTLQEGLKDATCKIVYMCRNVKDTLVSYWHFFCKKQMNDEVISSFEDTFESFCRGVSLFGPFWDQVLSYWRGSLEDPNHVLFMKYEEMKAEPREQIKRLAEFLYI